Sequence from the Temnothorax longispinosus isolate EJ_2023e chromosome 6, Tlon_JGU_v1, whole genome shotgun sequence genome:
CCACGTTGTTCTGAGTAGTCGATAACGTACTTATAAGAGACGAAATCTTTTGTAATTGACTTTTGACATTTGCAATTTGCACACCGGTCATTGAGGACTTCTCTTTGATATAACTCAACATAATTAAACCTTGCGAACCTAATTGTTTGCATTCATCGGCAAATCCTACAAGTGTACGACGGGTCTTACAGAAAGCGTTAAAAAGATTGTCACATTCCAGAATATTTCGTTATTCATTTTAAACTGTTTAATAGACAAgtgttaaatttttgtcaaGAATTTCTACGTTCTCTTCAAGATACTTCAAAGTCCctcaaatatttaaagcatCTTCATGCGATCATAAAAGACTTACTGTCGGCTATACCAATATCCGTAGATGTATTCGAAGTGGATTTTGCATATATCAGATAGAGAGCCAGACAGTACGCGCCATGTATAGCAGTACGAATTAGCGCTTTCCCCTTCGTTGTATCGAGCACATAATTGTTGTACGCCTCTTCCAAGTCATTAAACGACTTTTCGGTCGGTTCCAATAAACTTCCAAGATAATCGGGCGTGCAAGTTAGCGCCGATATAGCCGGGTTATCGATCGTATGCATCGCGTGATGCAAGATAGATTCCGCCTCTGATATAGCGTTCACTGAAacaaataatctttataattcCGTATGAACCAACttcagtaaaaatatttatttaattacgtttttattaCTCACATAATAAGTCAAACAGAGCCGTGTTAGCGTCCGTTTTTACTTGATTGTGGGATCGTTCGGCATCAGCTTCCAAATTTACTAACCGTAAATCCAGCTCTTCCTTTTGCACCAGCAAGTCATGGAGATCTCCCTCCAAAGCTGTTTTCTCGGACGTTATAAAATCTATCTTTGCTATTAACGCCTAAAATGTAACGAATTTTCTTGTCAGCACGTATGTGATAAAATAACTGGGGAATCAAAGcgtcaattataaaaatgttaatttaccAGATTTTCAGTTTGGACAGCGTCGAGTTTCTTTCTTACATCCTCCAAGTCTTCACGTGCTTGCGCTACTTTCTGCGTTTCTTGTTCTGTCGACGTTTGTCCTTGCAGTAATTCTTGCAATCGTTCTTCCGCTTTTAACGTTCGACGTTCAGATTGCTCTCGTAATATCTTTATTCCTCCCAATTCCTTGTCCAGTTCAGCTTTCTTTCGTGTATAATAATGTCGTGAATAAAATGATGGACATagtagataataaatttttatcgccgaTATCTCAAATACGTACCTTTCTGATTAAACTGATATGTTCTTCTCTCAGCTTCGAGTAAACATCCTTGAGTTTCTTAAACTTTTCTTCCAAGACTTCATTTTTTCCTTGAAAAGTTTAATGAAAGCAAAatcattaattgtttaaaaacatacacgttttttaaaaatgcacaatcgcaaagaaattaatatctcacCAACCTTCTATTTCTTGGACTCTTGTCAACGTAGCTGCGTTTTCCTTCATTAACTTTTGACATGTTTGCTTCTCCGTTACGATTTCATTACTCTAAAAGATTTGCACAACGTAAGTTCACGAAACAGagtgaaattattaaagatacaGGATAAGCAGAAAGAGTTACTTACTTTGGTAGAAAGAGTCGACTCCAATTCTAGAACGCGATTTCTAAAATCCGCAACTATCTGTTGATGGTCCATTAACAAATGATTTACTTCTTGTCTCTGACGAACGTTTTCTTGATACAAATGATCAATAAGGCTGTCTCTGAAAGAGTATTTGTAATGTAGAAAAAGCTTGTAGGTATCTCCCGCTTGTCAAGATAACTCAAGATAGTTCGGTGGAGGGGGGTACATCCTCATTCTTCGCGCATGCACAATTGTGCGGCCGCCGGGAGCAAAATATAACTGCGCGTGTGCGAGGGATGAAAATATACCCCCTTGCCCCACTTATCTTAGCACCGGCAAAACCAAGATAATgctctatttatatatactctaTTTATACATACTATATCTATGTGATTTGTAAAatagatacaaaaattgttatcatatcTTGCTTGATTTTCAATGAggaaaaacgaaataaaacgGTAATACGGggaaaaaatgttaatgttatACCTTTCTGCAAGAGGATCGGGTGATATTGAGCCATTTCGTGTATTCACAGAATCCAACTGGTCGCCCGTTAATGATCCTGTATCAGACGTATCAATAAGGTTTTCTATGGCAGTCTCGGAATCTATAGATGGTTCGGGCGGAAGTACCACTATCGGCGTGACGTACGTTCTCAATTCGGCTTGTATTAAAAAGTTTGGTGGCttctgaaatatatgtacaagaaatatttatagaacataCATAAATTCTCttgtacattaattattaattaaagactTTACCTCAGGTAACGACGGAATTGTTATCAAATGTTTGAAATACTGCATATGTTTGATAGTATTGTAAAAGCTCTTCAGTTCATGGAACTGCTTCGTGAATCTATCGCGGTGTCCGGTTAATGTGTCCGCCGGGAGCGCACCGTGGAGTTTAAACAGGATTTTCACGCAGCAATCATACAGCTGCGAGGCGTCCTGAATGCATGGAATTAAAGGTGCGAGTCGACACTGGCCACACGGCGTCATCGAATTGGATCGTGATAAATCCAGAGAACCGAAAACTGCAATTATAGAGTTCAAAAAACACTGTTTTACGAAAATTCATATCTCAAACGAGATAATGGGCGAAAATAATCGCAAAATCTTCAATCTAGCATGTTAAGTTCAACGTTTTGACGTACCTGCATGTTGCAAATTCAAAATGTCGTCCATATAATCGAACATTTCAACAGACATCTggaagctaaaaaaaaaaaaaaaaaaatcaattgcatatatataccatattacataaaaaaaagttacacaCAAGAAAGACGTAACTcactatatattaatatcattttctcCAATTGCTTCGAGCTCTTCCGGCGTTACATGCAAATTTCCAGGTAAGCGCGGGTTTCGCTTATGGTAATCTAATTTAGTTATTAGCAGTCTTGCGTAAAGCTGTATGAGACGACCGTAGCCCTCTCTGAGATGTTGCCAGAGTTTTCCGATGTCCTCCAACTTGCCGCGATACCGCTGGGAGTCGACGATAACCCGAGGATGTCCCTCGCGCAATACTTTGTGCAGCACATGACAAAATTTCCATGCGACGATCTGATTTTCCATCAACGGCTGCCTCAGCATATACGTCCAGAAGATGCAGCCGCTCTTCTCACGATACGTACCGATGATAGCACCTATTCGTTTATAaggaaattttctctttctctcttgattGTATATCTCTTGGATATACATTGATAATAAATGCTACGAGTATATTGTCGTATTCCAAACTAGAAAAGGATACTTCGGACATGTTTCACCTTGACCGGCGTTTCCGTCGCGTTTACAGACTTCCCGATGCTAATactctataaataataaacaatcgtacgtttaaatatgataaaattcaaAAGGATTAATTTGAGCTTCACCCATTGGGGTATCTAAACGTCAACGTTTTCCcgttaacttttttaaaaggGACGCTCGGTGTCGTCCACAATAATGCCCAACTCATTCAGGATATGAGATAATTGTGATATTCCAACGTATGTATAGCGCAATCTCTTGACTCACCAGTTGATGAAGCTGTTTATCAGTCAGCGGTATTGTGGTCATGATGATACCATAATAAATTCAccgaggagagaaagaaagaggtgCGAAGGCGGGCGAAAACGACACGTCAAAATATCGTACGCAAAACGGATATCGCTCATCAATTCACAGGTCGCCTCGTGTCATTCCCGACCCGAACGTGGACCCGTGACTCTCGCCGCCGCGACGTATATTATCCGCTGCAAGttgaaatttatcattattcaCAAATTATCATGTGCAGACCGCAGAGGAGGAGAGCGCGTCGCTCGCGGGGGACGGAGACCGGGGGACGTGGGGAGACGTCGGTGACTCGGGAACGCGTTCGCGGGAGGGAAGCTGCCTCGAGCGGGGCCGGGGGCGGCCCCCCTCCCGAGTTGCTTGACCTCGGCGGCGGGTGCGGCGTACCTGAAACCCCCGTGATACGACTTCCACACGGTCCTCAGGTCGGCCTTCTTCTCAGCTGCAGCACGCGATCCCCTCGGCGGGACAGCGGGGACATGGCTCGCGCGACGACACGTCGAGGGGCCCCGGGCCTGCGTCCTCTCACGAGCGTGACAGCCGCGGACGCGTCATTCCGCGTGTGACTCCGCTCCACCCGTGGGTGTCGACGCCACCGCTCATGCGAGCGGATCGGAGCGGATCCGCGAGAACGTGGCGATGACTCCGGCGCCGGCCGTTCCCTCTCCGAGTCCGGATTTGATTTTTttggtcttcttcttcttctttcctccCGTCGAGCGCCGGAGGAACGACGAATAACTGACCGTGTGTGGAGAGAGAATTGATAATGATAACAAACAACCACACGGACACGCAACACCGGAAAGCCGCGCGCGGGATACATAGAGCGCTGAACGAACGGCGAACGCCCACGCCGTCGCCATCGAACGGCGGCcgagataaattttttctggAGAGTCTCTTACCGacgtttcatatttttttttaaataaattttataatagtaaATGTTAAAAGGATCGTCCATAAgttaaacaaatttgtttcatgttgaatgaaaatgtaaaataatgtagatgacataaatataaaatcatatatttgCTAAAAGGAATAACTTGCAACAGGACGCAAATTATTCTCGAATTTCACATAATGCATTcttatacaaataatgttttacattATTGTCGATAAATATTTCCAGTTGCTTTAactatgtttttaattttaataattcccaATAAATGAACCCTTCCATACAATGTTGAACAATTTCAATCAATTATCGCAAAGTCATCGCATCTTCTtggtttaattaattcttaattcttaAGTTATGGAACTGCAGGATGTAACATGCGTTTCTTACATTACGTTTCGATGTGTTAATTGTAGAAGCAGGAAAGGCATGTAAATGCATGTAACTAACTTCCCCTCGGCAATTTTAACAAGGAACAAaacagtatataatatacatatatagaagtACACAGCcattttttctattgttttgTAGACTTACAATAGAAACATCACTATcatttcataatataattaaattatatatatataatgcattgcaaattagaaactcagtaatgtaacaaatatacaacgctcgaataaaattaattgggCGAACTTGGAGCCATTTTACTGCGaagtatttgtaaaaataaattttataatgtactGATGATGCAAATAAGTTGATCGCTAAACAAAAACGCATATACGTgtaattatcgtaatatttattcttcgcGAGCGATAAGTCCATTAACTTCTGGTTGAAGAAATTCTGTTACAATGGCCGATACCATTTCGCTGAGGATGCCTTTCAATTTGTTTAAGTCCCTAAAatcaaaacaatatattacaacgtgataatattaaatttacatacaagtagctttaaaaataggctacagaatgcattaaaaaataatagggTACCgttagaattataaattacatatagaataattaatattaatatataatagtctTAAATAAAGCTAGATGgggataaaaatgaatattctCACAAATAGCGTTTGCAAGAAACTTACTCTCCAGGCGATCCACATAATTCattgtagtattttattttgggCTCTGTACCACTAGTTCTCAAAGTAGTGACTAATCCATTTTTGAACGTGAACGTGATCATTTGGCTGGATTTTGACACAGGCAGAACTGCTTTGTTATCGGGTTTTGTATTGTCATATCCAGTTGTTAAGTCTCGAATGccagttattatatattttcctttaagaATTCCGGTTGGGTACTGCCATTAAACAAATTACATTATCAATTAGAAGATTCGTGagacagaaaaaaagagataaaggaaGAACGAAAAACGACATTTTATATTGAGAGACAAAAAGAGAGTTTTCAAACACTTTAAAAGAAAgttcttatttttacgtgCATCAATATCTTTTCACTTATCACTTGTCATTGTAGCCGAaatgaaaatacaaataaatatgtttttacacTGAGGCAATTGATCTTAACAGCctgattaaatagaatttattttccacGTACTTACTTCGTGCTTATATTGGTTTCTTCCTCAAGAAACGGTGTGAGGTGATATAATGACAGTATTACTGGAATAAACAAAACGGCAAGAAGCACGGAAGGCAGTAGCGTCAATGATATAACAACTACGTTTACATACTTGCTGTAGATGCCGTTTTTTGTCATCTTAACAAGCAGaagacgaaaaagaaaaaaaaaggtaatgcAGTTAAGCAAATtctattagaaataaatttgcttGGCCGTTATTATTCCCGACAAACATGTTAATACACTACAACAACACAAAACAATTCATTAAGTATAAAAACGAAACCAAATTGCGCACCAAAGTGTAAATCCAAACAGAAACGTTTTCtgataaaaatactattattatcaatacaCACCACTTTACGTTTTACaccgtatttattattatgttagcAGAAGAACAGTGATAAAGCGCCATTGTCGACACAACTGTCACCTAGGATGACACATGCAGAAATACATTGGCGCGTCGATTTTATTACACTTCAAAGCGGTTAGCCAGTTTATGCTACCTCATGCATCACATATACTTATTGACCTTGCCGGCATATATCATCAGACACAAATTAGAATACATTAGTCGTTTATGAAACGGCGCTCGCTGTTATAAGTACTTGCGAACAACAGAACACTACAGAAAACTAGccttatataatctattttatctctctatcagatacattttatattgccTGAAAGATATCTGTTCTTGCTAATCAGAATCGCGATTAAATATACCCGTCAggcatgttttttttatagatgtcTTACGTGACATCTTCGCAACTGACGATTACATAccaagtaatattaaattcatttatcaaattttgtacaatttatttacttttttaaatatgtttttattgtgtagatataaaaatgcaaacaatGTAGGTGGCAATTTAGATAGCATAAATTAACATGCAAGCTTTCTAAATTTCAGTTAGATGGAAGAAAAGAAtatctttttagaaattaaaattacttactGTATCCGATTTGCCCGAATAATTCCTCAGTCGTTCAAATATCGCCTTAATGGTATCTGGGTCATGACATATCCAATAGGAATTATCATTGATATGATGGCCGTATCTATATACCGTgtgaaatagaatttattaataaatttgcgttaaaatttgttttactttAACGTGATGTAACGTACTCTTCGTATATCTCCTCCAACTTATCAGATAAAGTCAATCCTATCGTTTCAAGATAAGCTGCTAATTCCGCTACACGTACACCAGCGCTAATACCATCCTTATCCAGGACCTTAGAACCACACATAAAACCTATAGCTTCTTCATACGCGAACAAGACATCCTTGTTGGCCTTCATTAATTCTATAGCTTTGTTGCCCATCCATTTAAAGCCCGTTAAAGTTTCCTGtcgaaaagtaaaatattcttattagaattacaattttatcttaatttttgctGCGCgcgtacacatatatatattttaaacatacaaACCTCGAAATTAAAACCTTCTTTCCTACCCATTGAAGCTAAGATCTTGCTGGAAACGGTAGATGCTAACATATATGTTTCACTCATATCAACATCAGGATGCAACACTTGATAAGTATGAATCATCCACCAACCCAATAACGCGCCAAGTTCGTTTCCAGAGAAGACATGCCATTCTCCGCTATAAAGATCATCAAATGTATTTCTATTGTTCGGCTATATTACAGTTCAAgtacaaatttattacgaGCTCGCGAACCTCTCTGTCTTCGTTGCGCACGCGAGTCTATCGGCATCAGGATCGTTAGCGAGTATTATAGCCGAATCGCTTTTATTCGCTAGCTTTATGCTGAGATCCAGAGCGCTTTTCCCTTCCTCTGGATTCGGGAATTTCACTGTAGGAAATTCTGGATCTGGAAGCTTTTGCTCCTCCACCGTTATAAACGGCTGAAACAGAGATAGGGCATTAAGTATCTGCCTTTATTGAAAGCTGCATTACTCTAACAACAATATACAAAGATGCTACCTTAAAGTTCGCTGCTTCAAATGCAGCAGTCATATAGTCATGCCCGACGCCGTGCATGGCAgtgtatgtaaattttaatgtggTATTTCTATTAACTTCAGGATATAGAACGTTATCCTTCAAGTCCCGGTAATAATGCTGCATAATATCATCTCTCGGATCTGTGTAGTAGGAGCTTTCGTAGATCTGGCTCACGTCCCACGAGGATTCAAGCGGTTTAAGATTATTAAGAATATAGCTTTGGATCTTCTTATCGTGCGGTGGAATAATTTGCGCCCCATTCTCCCAGTAAACTTTGTAGCCATTGTCGTCTTTAGGATTGTGGGAGGCGGTCACCATGATCCCAGCCGCACACTTATACTTCAAGATAGTGTAAGGTATGAATGGCGTGGGGcagattttggaaaataaataaaccttAATGCCACTGGCTATGAGAATTGCAGCAGTTAATTCTGCAAACCTGTAAGATCAACACGGATTCTCGTTATTATGAGTTGGATTACATTACATCAGGGAATAATTCACCTTTTACTGTTGTAACGGCCGTCGTATCCTATCACAACACCCTTCTGCGTGACATCAAATATCGTGTCGatcaaatatctcgttaaTCCCTGACCAGTTTGCACGATGACTAAATCATTCATCTGGCTGTATCCTGGTCCCATACGACCTCTGAGACCCGCAGTTCCAAATTCAAGTCTCTTGAAGAACAACTTGGACAATACTTTAATCTGTCCTTTGTCCAAGTATTCAAATAACTCATCTTCTGCTTTTGGATCCTACAACATCAAgcgcaaaaatatttacagcacaaatataacttaaatatgtttattgcGATACAACATATTATCGCTATCTATCTATTAGCGCACATATCATACCTTGTTCCACTGCAGCCATTCGACGATCTTACTATCTAAGTTGTCATCGCCGGTGTTTACCGAACGAAGAGCCATGGTGCCAGCTCTGATCTAAACGGGCAAATTAGATTCTTCTTAAATCGAGTCTGGCCAACGCGTTTATCAATGTGACTTCTCCTCGACAAGCGGAAGCGCCTTAATTACTTCTGTATCCGTAGCGAGGACCGCTTTCTCCAAATTTTCTGTAATGCATACGTAACAGAGTACTTAATACATCTGAGATTAGAACGGGTTGTGCAATCGGCCGATAACCATTCATTTTCGACGTACGAAAACGATAAGAATAGAAATTTCTCCTCGTCGCTATCTAATCCGTATCAACCGGAACAGTCTCTTATCGATAAGCGACGGCGAGGAAGAACTCGTCGTTTCGCGCGCAGGTCGTACAGGTTACACGAGCGTCGCGTTGCGCGACTTTGTCACGCGACACGCCGCGATATATTTCTTATCGTATACGCGCAGAAGACCTTATCTCGTCTTATCTCGCGCGATTGAGAAGGCACGGGACGTCGCGCGGACCAGTTTGAATTTACCTCCAACCGTCGGCTCTGCGAGCTACGTCAAAGTCGTCAAAGGCCGCCTCTGCCGAAAGACGCCGCGGACGTCCATCGATAAGGAAAGATACCGCTGCAATGATGTATCCGTCGGATACACGGCGCAGTTTTATCGCGATGTGTACGTGTGGCTGTGTGTGGGTGAGCGTACTCGTACAATTGTGACAGAACCTTGACTTTTTTCCCcttactgaaaatctatagcgTACGTGACGGAAACTGTAGATTTTCAGTAATGGTATCGGCAATGAATATTGAACGCGCGTCCTCGATCCTCGGATCAcgtgcggcgcggcgtgaaTGTTTACTCCATTTCATGCGTATTAGATTGATTGTCGCGATacgatctctttttttttttaataatcgatttaataCGCGGGAATGAAAAAAGCGCAGTTGGATAAGCGATAAAAATGTCACGTGTATCGTAGTTCTTTCATCGCATAtcgaataaaatgataaatgcaCGCTCGACACTTCGTAGGAGAACCTTTTTATCcgtcttccttttttcttcaacGCCTGGTTATGTGTCTATTTCGTTTTAAGAATGAAATCAGCGCGGCTACAACCAAAGCAGCAGCTTCTTTACGACATATCAAAGAGTTACGGACCACCAATTCATCTTGATTCCATGTACAGTTTGTTGCTACATACGCTGAAAAactgattataataattgaccTAACTGATTTTCTAGTTTCTACTTACACTTAAATAGAACTTTATCAATTATGgagtaattacatttatttaaatcagaCCCAGATCGTTGACTGAGATATTATTGAAGATAGCCAGCCCCAGCCAGCTCTGGATAAGCTTTTGCCAGTTTTTGCGTCCATTTTTCTGGGACCAGGGACCGGGGATGATTGAGGACTCTTATCGACCGTCGATCTAGATATCTGGAATAATTAGCTCGCGATAATGAGATTCGCGCGATCCTTCGTAAACAACGTATCTATTTACGACGCAATAATGTCACGTTCATGACGTTGCAGCTTTGTCGTCTACTTACTTATCACCCACGTGGATGataacaatttcaaaaattccaaAAACCGACAACATTCGGAGATATCGAACGACAGgcttttttatgaaaaactcgATATCACTCCATGAAGAAgcgttgttttttttacaaaaagaacGAGTGTCAATCGTACGCAATCAATCGTATGACAGTCAGTGTGGTAGTTGGTGGTAGTTCTGTGACACGCACGGTAGGTGGGGGATCAACGCGAGAGGAAGGTCTAGGGCACGCGAGAGCGAGTTCCGCGTAATCGCGCGGGAGGGCGCGGGGATCGTCGACAGGGGGGACTGGGGGAGGGCGCCCACCACGTATGTTTTCGCGAGGCGCGAGGTGCAGCCGGTGCAGGTGTTGCGCGTACCCCGCGACATTGACGTCCGTCGACGGGTCGCGTTCTTTTATAGCCCATTTTAAGTCGGGTAAGATCGCGACCGAGTGTATACAACCCGACCTGCAACATGGGCGAACTGGGGGGGACGTTCGTTCCCCCCCGTCTACCTACATCTTTCtatctccccctccctccccatCCCTTCCGCCCCCTCCTTTCTCTCCCGCCGATATATCTCTGTTTTTCTTCGTGTTATCGTCCTTGCGCGTGTCGCGCGATGCCAACGTCGCGCGCGACGATGTCGCGGATTTCGGCTGTCACGTAGGTCACCCCCGCTCGGAGagccgcgcgtcgcgtcgcgtcgccccGTTCAGAATCCCTCCGTGAATATCCCGACGACGATCCGCTCCGAGCAGTCCGAGCTCCGAGACTCCGAGCCGACAAGTCGCGGCGAGTCCCTCGGGTAGGACGGAGCAGCCAGCCCCTCCGAGGGAGGTCACTCGTAGAAGTTTCCTCGTTCTCCGCCTACGTGTTTTTGACAAACAAACGCGGCTGTTTACTCACCCATCCGAGCGCGTTATTTCGCAAACGCGCACGCGAGCGCAGCTATTGGCCCGTCCGATCGCGTACAATCGCGTTATTAGTGTCGATTCAGCAATATGGTCGTACGCAAGGGAGTATCTCTCTGATTTTAGATCCGAGCGCGCGGAACGTCGTAGGTAGTGCAGGGCCTGCCGCCGTCATCCCCGCGTCTCACGGCCCAACCGGGATCCACCGTCGACCATGAGCGTGCGTTGCTGCCTGGTCAGCGCGGGTCGCCTAGCCTCCTCCAACCATGTCACCAGTCTGAGTCATGGTGAGTTTGGTAAACGGTCCTGCCTCTGTCTGGAGCGTCAAACGCGCCGACGGGACGATAAGTGGAGATCCTAAAGAGATCACCGCTTATGATTGCGCAGTGCACAAAATCGTCAGGGTCGTCGTGGCCAGCAGAGCCCTGTCGATCAGCGGCAGCTTGGGCAAGGCGCCTACGGAGCCTACGCCACCCTCCAAGGACACCGTCTCCTCGAGCGGTTCCTCCAGCAATGGCACTGGCGGCGGGAAGAAGAACACGCTCACCTGTCCCAAGTGCGGAGATCCCTGCACGCACGTCGAAACGTTTGTCTGTAAGCAGAACATAGTTTGTTTTGAGTAGGAGATTGTAACGTTGTCCAAGTCGTTGCGAATACTTacttctatatttatattaagatcCTATCAGTGAACAATATACTGTACTGGAATGTGAACTCCCACGCTAGCGCCTGGGTcaacaagaagaaaaagatgagTTGCTCTGCGACCATTCTGTCTCTGTTTAGCAGACTTTTGATTGGTCAATGATATTCAATTGTTGTCGCGAAATACAGCAACAG
This genomic interval carries:
- the Hip1 gene encoding huntingtin-interacting protein 1, whose protein sequence is MTTIPLTDKQLHQLSISIGKSVNATETPVKVKHVRSAIIGTYREKSGCIFWTYMLRQPLMENQIVAWKFCHVLHKVLREGHPRVIVDSQRYRGKLEDIGKLWQHLREGYGRLIQLYARLLITKLDYHKRNPRLPGNLHVTPEELEAIGENDINIYFQMSVEMFDYMDDILNLQHAVFGSLDLSRSNSMTPCGQCRLAPLIPCIQDASQLYDCCVKILFKLHGALPADTLTGHRDRFTKQFHELKSFYNTIKHMQYFKHLITIPSLPEKPPNFLIQAELRTYVTPIVVLPPEPSIDSETAIENLIDTSDTGSLTGDQLDSVNTRNGSISPDPLAERDSLIDHLYQENVRQRQEVNHLLMDHQQIVADFRNRVLELESTLSTKSNEIVTEKQTCQKLMKENAATLTRVQEIEGKNEVLEEKFKKLKDVYSKLREEHISLIRKKAELDKELGGIKILREQSERRTLKAEERLQELLQGQTSTEQETQKVAQAREDLEDVRKKLDAVQTENLALIAKIDFITSEKTALEGDLHDLLVQKEELDLRLVNLEADAERSHNQVKTDANTALFDLLLNAISEAESILHHAMHTIDNPAISALTCTPDYLGSLLEPTEKSFNDLEEAYNNYVLDTTKGKALIRTAIHGAYCLALYLIYAKSTSNTSTDIGIADRFADECKQLGSQGLIMLSYIKEKSSMTGVQIANVKSQLQKISSLISTLSTTQNNVEIIGTLVESELQSMDKAIEETVAKIQDMLDKSRAADSGLKLKVNEQILDSCTDLMKCIRKLVQKSRLLQREIVDQGKGTVSATEFYKRNHQWSEGLISAAKAIAMGANFLLEAADKVVLGNGKFEQLVVASQGIAASTAQLVVASRVKADRNSTNLTELSKTSREVTQATANVVATAKSCNHLVEENEDLDMSNLSLHQAKKLEMEAQVRILELEQALETKRLHLAALRRHHYQLDGENEA
- the Pgm2a gene encoding phosphopentomutase encodes the protein MALRSVNTGDDNLDSKIVEWLQWNKDPKAEDELFEYLDKGQIKVLSKLFFKRLEFGTAGLRGRMGPGYSQMNDLVIVQTGQGLTRYLIDTIFDVTQKGVVIGYDGRYNSKRFAELTAAILIASGIKVYLFSKICPTPFIPYTILKYKCAAGIMVTASHNPKDDNGYKVYWENGAQIIPPHDKKIQSYILNNLKPLESSWDVSQIYESSYYTDPRDDIMQHYYRDLKDNVLYPEVNRNTTLKFTYTAMHGVGHDYMTAAFEAANFKPFITVEEQKLPDPEFPTVKFPNPEEGKSALDLSIKLANKSDSAIILANDPDADRLACATKTESGEWHVFSGNELGALLGWWMIHTYQVLHPDVDMSETYMLASTVSSKILASMGRKEGFNFEETLTGFKWMGNKAIELMKANKDVLFAYEEAIGFMCGSKVLDKDGISAGVRVAELAAYLETIGLTLSDKLEEIYEEYGHHINDNSYWICHDPDTIKAIFERLRNYSGKSDTYPTGILKGKYIITGIRDLTTGYDNTKPDNKAVLPVSKSSQMITFTFKNGLVTTLRTSGTEPKIKYYNELCGSPGEDLNKLKGILSEMVSAIVTEFLQPEVNGLIAREE